TCGGCGTTCGGGAACAGATCGCCGCGCTCATGGAGGCGGCCGAGCGTGGTTGAAGCGCTGCTGCGGCTCGAAAGAGACATGGCTCGGGCGGAGACGCGTCGGCCTAGCGGCCGTGTCATCGGCGTTTCGGGGCTACTGGTGCGCGCGCATCTTCCGGCAGTGCGGATCGGCGAGCTTTGCGAACTGCGCGAACCGGGTCAGGGACGGCTGGGGTTCGCCGATGTCGTCGGCGTCGACGGCGAAACCGCTCTTCTTTCGCTGCATGGGGATACCCGCGGCATATCAGTGCGCACGGAAGTCGTTCCGTCCGGCCGTGAGCCTTCGGTTACGACGGGCGATTTCCTGATCGGCGCCATCATCGATGCCCACGGAAACATCCTTCGCAAGGCGGAGGGCCAGACGGGCCAGACGGCGCGCTTTTCGCAGCCGCTTCACGCGGCGCCGGCCGACATGCTGTCGCGGCGCCCGATCGACCGTCGTTTCCCGGTCGGCATTCCCGCGATCGATGGCCTGCTGACCTGCGGGGAAGGTCAGCGGATCGGCATCTTCGGCTCCCCCGGGGTCGGAAAATCGACTTTGATCGGCGACATCATCAAAAACAGCGAGGCTGATCTCGTCGTCTGTGCGCTCGTCGGCGAGCGCGGACGCGAGGTCGGGGAATTCGTCAACCGCGTCATGCCGGCGGGCAAGCCGTCGAACACGGTGCTCGTCGTCGCCACATCCGACCGGCCCGCGCTCGAGCGTTACAAGGCCGTGCTGACGGCAACCACCGTCGCCGAGCATTTCCGCGACCGGGGCAAGCGTGTGCTTCTCATCGTCGACAGCGTCACGCGCATGGCACGGGCGCTGCGCGAGGTGGGTCTTGCCGCCGGCGAGCCGCCGGTGCGCCGCGGCTTTCCCCCTTCCGTCTTTGCCGCGCTGCCCCAGGTTTTCGAACGGGCCGGCAACAGCGCAAGCGGAACGATGACGGCGTTCTACACGGTGCTGGTCGAGGGGGCGGAACAGGACGACCCGATCGCCGAGGAGACCCGCGCGCTTCTCGACGGACATATCGTGCTGTCCGATCGTATCGCCCAGAGCGGGCATTTCCCCGCCATCGACGTGCTCGCCAGCAGGAGCCGCACGATGAATGCCGTCGTCGATGAGAGCCACAACAAGGCGGCAAACCATCTGCGGTCATTGCTCGCTCTCTACAAGGAGGTTGAGCTCCTCATCCGCGTCGGCGAATATCGGCAGGGGCAGGATGCGGCCGCCGACGAGGCGGTGCGCAAGCGCGACAGGATCAACAGCTTTCTGTATGGCGCTAAAGGCTGTCGCACCTTCGATGAAACGGTCGCAGCGCTTCGCGAGCTCGCCCGATGACCGTCGCGACAATCCGTACAATCGAAGCCGTAACCAACATGCGCGCAGATGCCCCCCGCATCGGTGCCCGAAAGCCGTGGCGAATCCCGCTGGGAGACGGCACCGTGGCGGTTCGCCCTTTAGCGCCGGAGATCGCCATCGGCAGGATCGGCGACCCGGTGGCCGTCCGCCTCGAGATCGCCGGCCGCGCCGCCGAACTGTGGGTGCCCGAGGGGACGTTGAGACTGTTCGTGGAACGGTTCGAGCCGCTGACCCGGTGGGACCTGCTGCCGCCAGCAACGAAGGCCAACCTGCTCGAGTGCCTGGTTGCCGATGCGCTCGGCGCCATCGAGAATGAGGCCGGCGGACAGATCGCGCTCACCGAACTCGACGAGCCGACCGTCGATCGCGCGGCGCTGAATTTCGCCTTCGATGTGAGCTGGGACGGCCTCGCCTGCACGATTTGCGGCAAATTCGATCCGGAGACGCTTGCCGGACTTGTCCGCTGGGCGGCCCGGTTGCCCCGGCGCAGCCTGAGCGGGCTCACGACGAGCGTTGCGTTCAGGCGCGGCTTTGCCCTTCTTACGGCCGGCGAGATTCAAAATCTCGCGCCGGGCGACGCGATCGTCATCGATCCGGCAATGCCAGAAACCGCCGTCGCGGTCACGGGGGAGCGCTATCTCGCCCGCTGCACCCGCACGCAACGCGGCTTCACGCTCGACGAGCCTTTGCTGACCCGCCCCAGGAACCCGATGAGGCATCTCATGACGAACGAAGACGTGGACCAGGATCTGCAAGGGCCGCCGCAGCCTTCGGCTATCTCCGATATCCCGATCAAGCTCGTTTTCGAAGCCGGGCGCGTCGAATTGCCGCTCGGCGAGCTCGAAGCGCTCGGCGAAGGGCATGTCTTCACGCTCGACCGCACATTACCGGAAGCGGTCGATATCGTCGCGCAAGGCCGCATCATCGGTCGCGGCGAGATCGTCGCGCTGGACGGCTTCGCAGCGGTCCGCATCACGGCGCTTCACGACTGATGGAAAGCAGTTTTCCCCTTGCCCAAAGTCTCGCCGCCATGGCGGCGATCTCGGCGCTCCCCGTCATCGCGGTCGTGGCGACCTCCTTCACCAAGATTTCCGTCGTGCTGCTGATCGTCCGCAATGCCATCGGCATCCAGCAGACGCCGCCGAACCTCCTGGTTTTCGCCGTCGCCATCGTGCTTTCCGCATTCGTCATGAACCCGGTGCTCCAGGAATCGTGGCGGATCCTCGCGACGAGCGGCCAGGATTTCGGCACGATCGGCGGAATGGCGGCGGGCATTGCCGAGCTCTCGGCGCCGCTGAAGGCTTTCATGCTGAAATTCTCCGACGAGGAGGTTCGCGGTTTCTTCGTCCAATCGTCGCAGCAGGTCTGGTCTGGCGCACAGGGAACACCCGCCGACCCGGACGACATCACAATTCTCACGCCGAGTTTCCTGGTCTCCGAATTGACCCGGGCCTTCCAGATCGGCTTCCTGATCTATCTGCCCTTTCTGATGATCGACTTCGCGGTTTCCGCGATCCTCGTTGCGCTCGGGATGCAAATGATGTCGCCGACTGTCGTGTCGACTCCGCTCAAGCTGCTGCTCTTCGTCGCCGTCGATGGCTGGCGGCGGCTTCTCGAAGGACTTGTGCTTTCCTATGCGGGATGATCATGGTTGAGGAACAGATCGCCACCGAGATCAGTACGTCCATCGTCGCTACTTTCGCGTTGGCGGGACCGATCCTCGCGTTCGCCGCCGTTCTTGGGCTGGTGATCGCGATCTTCCAGGCGGCGACGCAGATCCAGGAACAGACGATCGCGCAGATCGTCAAGATCTTCTCGATCTCTTTCCTGCTGCTCGTTTTCGGACGGGCGCTGGCGACGCCGCTGATCGAGCATTCGATCCACATCCTCAACGATTTCCCGACCATGATACGGTGAGCGCCGATGGCACTCGCGGCTGCGTCCCTCGTCAACGAGCAGACGGCGGTGCCGGCCGCCGCGCTGCTGGGCGCCGCGCGTGCCCTCGGTATCACGGTCATTTTTCCCTTGTTTTCGCTCTTCAGCATCGTCGGCATCTTGCGCTTCGGCCTCGCCATCGGACTTTCGGCCCCATCGGTTTTCCATGCCTATTCGGTGCTTGCCGCGGGGAAGACCTCGTATTTCGACCTCGCGGCCCTGTCGTTGAAGGAAATGGCGTTCGGCGGTCTCCTTGGCATGGGCCTTGGCATTCCCTTCTGGGCGGCGCAGTCGGCGGGAGACATGACCGACGTCTATCGCGGCGCGAATGCCGCCAATCTCTTCGATCAGGTGAATGCGCTCGAGACGACACCGCTCGGTTCGCTGCTGATGTCGGTCGCGCTTGCGGTATTCGTTGCGGCGGGCGGTGTAATCGACCTCGTGGCGATCTTCTACAATTCCTTCGGGCTTTGGCCGCTTTTTGCCCTGAGCCCGGTCGCGACCGATAATTGGCTGATGATTATCCTCGAAAGCTTCGCCCGACTGTTTCGCGTCGGCGCGGTGCTTGCCGCTCCTTTCGTCATCGTCATGTGCGTGGTCGAGCTGTCGCTGGCCTTCGTCGGGCGCTCGGCGAAACAGTTCCCGTTGAACGACAGCGGCGCTACATTCAAGAACCTCGCCGTCCTCGTCGTGCTCGTCGTCTATTCGTCTTTCGTCACCAGCTATTTCGGCACGCTATGGACAGAGTCCTTCGCCGAGATCAAGGCCTTCCTGGAAGTCGGCCATGGCGAAAAATGACGATACCGAGGAAAAGTCCCTTCCCCCGAGCCGGGTAAAGCTCGACAGGCTCCGGCGGGAGGGTCAGGTCCCTCGATCGCGCGAGTTGCCGGTGGCGCTTTCGGTGCTGGCGATCGCGACCTATCTCGCCTGGGGCCTCGGCAGCATCATCGGCGATTTCGTTCACCTCTTCGACGCCGTGCTGCAGCTGGTCGGCAAGCCCACTGAGGTCCCGGCGCTTGCGTCGGTGCTGACTAAGATGGGCGCAGCGCTCCTCAGCATCGTCTGGCCTCCACTCCTCCTCGGATTGGTAGTCGTCCTTGCGGCATCGATCATCGATGCGCAGGGCTTTCCCGTATCGATGAAACAAATG
This genomic stretch from Sinorhizobium arboris LMG 14919 harbors:
- a CDS encoding FliI/YscN family ATPase: MVEALLRLERDMARAETRRPSGRVIGVSGLLVRAHLPAVRIGELCELREPGQGRLGFADVVGVDGETALLSLHGDTRGISVRTEVVPSGREPSVTTGDFLIGAIIDAHGNILRKAEGQTGQTARFSQPLHAAPADMLSRRPIDRRFPVGIPAIDGLLTCGEGQRIGIFGSPGVGKSTLIGDIIKNSEADLVVCALVGERGREVGEFVNRVMPAGKPSNTVLVVATSDRPALERYKAVLTATTVAEHFRDRGKRVLLIVDSVTRMARALREVGLAAGEPPVRRGFPPSVFAALPQVFERAGNSASGTMTAFYTVLVEGAEQDDPIAEETRALLDGHIVLSDRIAQSGHFPAIDVLASRSRTMNAVVDESHNKAANHLRSLLALYKEVELLIRVGEYRQGQDAAADEAVRKRDRINSFLYGAKGCRTFDETVAALRELAR
- the sctQ gene encoding type III secretion system cytoplasmic ring protein SctQ produces the protein MTVATIRTIEAVTNMRADAPRIGARKPWRIPLGDGTVAVRPLAPEIAIGRIGDPVAVRLEIAGRAAELWVPEGTLRLFVERFEPLTRWDLLPPATKANLLECLVADALGAIENEAGGQIALTELDEPTVDRAALNFAFDVSWDGLACTICGKFDPETLAGLVRWAARLPRRSLSGLTTSVAFRRGFALLTAGEIQNLAPGDAIVIDPAMPETAVAVTGERYLARCTRTQRGFTLDEPLLTRPRNPMRHLMTNEDVDQDLQGPPQPSAISDIPIKLVFEAGRVELPLGELEALGEGHVFTLDRTLPEAVDIVAQGRIIGRGEIVALDGFAAVRITALHD
- the sctR gene encoding type III secretion system export apparatus subunit SctR gives rise to the protein MESSFPLAQSLAAMAAISALPVIAVVATSFTKISVVLLIVRNAIGIQQTPPNLLVFAVAIVLSAFVMNPVLQESWRILATSGQDFGTIGGMAAGIAELSAPLKAFMLKFSDEEVRGFFVQSSQQVWSGAQGTPADPDDITILTPSFLVSELTRAFQIGFLIYLPFLMIDFAVSAILVALGMQMMSPTVVSTPLKLLLFVAVDGWRRLLEGLVLSYAG
- a CDS encoding flagellar biosynthetic protein FliQ, which codes for MVEEQIATEISTSIVATFALAGPILAFAAVLGLVIAIFQAATQIQEQTIAQIVKIFSISFLLLVFGRALATPLIEHSIHILNDFPTMIR
- a CDS encoding EscT/YscT/HrcT family type III secretion system export apparatus protein is translated as MALAAASLVNEQTAVPAAALLGAARALGITVIFPLFSLFSIVGILRFGLAIGLSAPSVFHAYSVLAAGKTSYFDLAALSLKEMAFGGLLGMGLGIPFWAAQSAGDMTDVYRGANAANLFDQVNALETTPLGSLLMSVALAVFVAAGGVIDLVAIFYNSFGLWPLFALSPVATDNWLMIILESFARLFRVGAVLAAPFVIVMCVVELSLAFVGRSAKQFPLNDSGATFKNLAVLVVLVVYSSFVTSYFGTLWTESFAEIKAFLEVGHGEK